The following proteins are encoded in a genomic region of Methanoculleus bourgensis MS2:
- a CDS encoding APC family permease: MPEEEPGFGTHLRRDLGLAAVTLSGIGIILGAGIYALLGEAAGMAGNAVWLAFAIAAVIAGLSALSYAELSSMYPRASAEYEYVSSAFGRRLAFVVGWLIIFSGILGAATVALGFAGYFSDLVGLPLLPSAVLIILLLTAILLSGIRETTRVAIAMTLVEAAGIIMVILIGLPYIGQADYLAMPQGVPGLLQASALVFFAYMGFEEIVKLSEETKNPERTIPLALMVALAVTIILYILVSLSAVSVVGWEQLAASRAPFADVASVALGPAAFTVISVIALFATANTALLMMLASSRITYGMASDLSLPPVLARVHPRTRAPWAAIIAVAAASVAFLFAGRIGFVANVTNFTLFVTFFVVNASVILLRYREPDRARPFRVPGRIGSLPLIPVIGMISSLFLLAQLDLLVLLVGGLLAAVGVGLSLMGEWRPRGAS, translated from the coding sequence CGCCGCGACCTCGGGCTCGCTGCGGTCACCCTCTCGGGGATCGGGATCATCCTCGGAGCCGGGATCTACGCCCTGCTCGGGGAGGCGGCAGGCATGGCCGGAAACGCCGTCTGGCTGGCGTTTGCCATCGCCGCTGTCATCGCCGGGTTGAGCGCCCTGAGTTACGCCGAGCTCTCCTCGATGTATCCCCGTGCGAGCGCCGAATACGAATACGTATCGAGCGCGTTCGGGAGGAGGCTTGCGTTCGTCGTCGGGTGGCTGATCATCTTCTCCGGCATCCTCGGCGCCGCAACCGTCGCGCTCGGGTTTGCCGGCTACTTCTCGGACCTCGTCGGTCTCCCGCTCCTCCCCTCTGCAGTCCTGATCATCCTCCTTCTTACCGCGATCCTTCTTTCCGGCATCAGGGAGACCACCCGGGTCGCGATCGCCATGACGCTTGTCGAGGCCGCGGGCATCATCATGGTCATCCTGATCGGCCTCCCCTACATCGGGCAGGCTGACTACCTCGCTATGCCGCAGGGAGTCCCGGGTCTCCTGCAGGCATCAGCGCTCGTCTTCTTCGCCTACATGGGGTTTGAGGAGATCGTCAAACTCTCGGAGGAGACCAAAAACCCGGAGCGGACCATCCCGCTCGCCCTGATGGTCGCGCTTGCCGTCACTATCATCCTCTATATCCTTGTATCCCTCTCCGCCGTCTCGGTCGTCGGCTGGGAGCAACTTGCCGCCTCCCGGGCACCCTTCGCCGACGTCGCATCCGTCGCCCTCGGCCCTGCGGCGTTCACCGTCATCTCCGTAATCGCCCTCTTTGCCACCGCGAACACCGCCCTCCTGATGATGCTCGCATCCTCCCGGATCACCTACGGCATGGCGTCCGACCTCTCGCTCCCGCCGGTCCTCGCCCGGGTGCATCCCCGGACGCGGGCACCCTGGGCGGCCATCATCGCTGTTGCAGCCGCATCTGTGGCGTTCCTCTTTGCCGGCAGGATCGGCTTCGTCGCAAATGTCACCAACTTCACGCTCTTTGTGACATTCTTCGTCGTCAACGCATCCGTGATCCTGCTGCGCTACCGTGAGCCGGACAGAGCCCGGCCCTTCCGGGTCCCCGGGAGGATCGGGTCGCTCCCCCTCATCCCGGTCATCGGCATGATCTCAAGCCTCTTCCTCCTCGCCCAGCTGGACCTCCTGGTGCTTCTGGTCGGGGGCCTCCTGGCCGCCGTCGGTGTCGGGCTCTCGCTCATGGGGGAGTGGCGGCCACGCGGGGCGTCGTGA
- a CDS encoding phosphate ABC transporter substrate-binding protein — protein MTEISSIRYKRLLLTTSLLVLVAAILSAGCTVGERTPAKTETLLISGSTTVLPVAQLTAEAFMAKNPDVDLQISGGGSSVGIQAAGSGTADIGMASRDLKESEKEAYPDLVKHVVALDGIVIIVNPENSLGSLTLDEVRGIYNGTYRNWNDLGGPDQEIVVTGRDSASGTREFFHETVMQKEDFVETQLEKNSNGAVKQTVAQTPGAIGYVGLGYIDASVKALPIDAGSGPVEPTIENIEDGTYPIARELFMFTRGEPTGLAAEYLSFISSPEGQQIIRDEGFVPA, from the coding sequence ATGACGGAGATATCTTCTATCCGGTATAAGCGGCTGCTCCTCACGACATCCCTGCTCGTCCTCGTTGCCGCCATCCTCTCGGCCGGTTGCACGGTAGGGGAGAGAACTCCCGCCAAAACCGAGACTCTCCTGATATCCGGTTCGACGACCGTCCTCCCCGTTGCCCAGCTCACCGCCGAGGCCTTCATGGCCAAAAACCCGGACGTCGATCTCCAGATCAGCGGCGGCGGGTCCAGCGTCGGCATCCAGGCCGCCGGCAGCGGCACTGCAGATATCGGTATGGCCTCCCGCGACCTGAAAGAATCAGAGAAGGAGGCGTATCCCGACCTCGTGAAGCACGTGGTCGCCCTCGACGGCATCGTGATCATCGTAAACCCGGAAAACAGTCTCGGGAGCCTCACGCTGGACGAGGTGCGGGGCATCTACAACGGCACCTACCGGAATTGGAACGACCTCGGCGGTCCCGACCAGGAGATCGTTGTCACCGGCCGGGACAGCGCTTCCGGGACACGCGAATTCTTCCACGAAACCGTGATGCAAAAGGAGGACTTTGTCGAGACCCAGCTCGAGAAGAACTCAAACGGCGCGGTGAAGCAGACCGTCGCCCAGACCCCCGGCGCCATCGGCTACGTGGGGCTCGGCTACATCGATGCATCGGTGAAGGCGCTCCCCATCGATGCCGGCAGCGGTCCGGTTGAGCCCACGATAGAGAATATCGAGGACGGCACCTACCCGATCGCCCGTGAACTCTTCATGTTCACCCGGGGTGAGCCCACCGGGCTCGCGGCAGAGTACCTCTCCTTCATCTCCAGCCCGGAAGGGCAGCAGATCATCCGGGACGAAGGGTTCGTACCTGCCTAA
- a CDS encoding WD40 repeat domain-containing protein, translated as MLCLIAGTSQAYSSDNPTGTASQGVQIRTELYLYPEAGNSVSQGDSGGGGGLSAVLLWTHSFTDAVTAISMPTDGSAVAVGTAGGEIALLNSSGNVLWTYQSGAPVTGLGITAGGSAIAAGTGNWIMMLDADGQILWTMDTGSRVLGAGISPEGKYCAARTAAGDILLTNSRGGLLWKTQPGSAVTAVAVGPDGAFVAAGTEDGSIYLLNSRGDVLWTRDAGSAVQSVSIAAGGSAVAAGTAGSTVLLLDNEGRGGAVWTGDDPIYAVHLDPRGSRIGAGTGGGYAHLLNGAGVRLWEFGRVWSPEGENSAVTAVAFSSPPDYLAIGSDNRNAYYFIFASRTPPTVILEQGTVTPEATSSATLLGDMQAAPEMDSTPGEGGDPAPQEAPGYSLAVALGAVAIIAVFRRIGR; from the coding sequence ATGCTCTGCCTCATCGCCGGAACCAGCCAGGCGTACAGTTCCGATAACCCCACCGGCACCGCATCACAGGGAGTCCAGATCAGGACAGAACTCTACCTCTACCCTGAAGCCGGGAACAGCGTATCGCAAGGGGACTCCGGTGGAGGCGGCGGCCTCTCCGCCGTCCTGCTCTGGACTCACAGCTTCACGGACGCAGTAACTGCGATCAGCATGCCGACCGACGGGTCGGCAGTTGCTGTCGGCACAGCCGGCGGGGAGATCGCCCTCCTGAACAGCAGCGGAAACGTACTCTGGACCTACCAATCCGGCGCTCCAGTCACGGGGCTTGGGATCACTGCCGGGGGGAGCGCCATCGCGGCAGGGACCGGGAACTGGATCATGATGCTTGATGCCGACGGCCAGATTCTCTGGACGATGGATACAGGAAGCAGGGTGCTTGGGGCCGGCATCTCCCCTGAAGGGAAGTACTGCGCCGCCAGGACCGCCGCGGGGGATATCCTCCTCACCAACAGCCGTGGAGGCCTTCTCTGGAAGACGCAACCGGGAAGCGCCGTCACTGCCGTCGCGGTCGGCCCTGACGGTGCGTTCGTGGCGGCAGGAACCGAAGACGGCTCCATCTATCTCCTGAATTCCCGGGGAGATGTGCTCTGGACACGTGATGCAGGCAGCGCCGTGCAGAGCGTCTCGATAGCAGCGGGCGGGTCCGCCGTCGCCGCCGGAACCGCAGGCTCCACGGTCCTCTTGCTCGACAACGAGGGGAGAGGAGGGGCGGTATGGACAGGCGACGACCCGATCTACGCGGTCCACCTCGACCCACGCGGCTCCCGGATCGGCGCCGGGACGGGCGGAGGGTATGCGCACCTGCTAAACGGTGCCGGAGTTCGGCTCTGGGAGTTTGGCAGGGTCTGGAGCCCGGAAGGAGAGAACAGCGCCGTCACCGCTGTTGCGTTCTCATCGCCGCCCGATTACCTGGCCATAGGCTCCGATAACCGGAACGCCTACTACTTCATCTTTGCCTCCAGAACCCCGCCGACTGTGATCCTGGAGCAGGGCACGGTTACCCCGGAAGCCACTTCTTCGGCAACGCTCCTGGGTGATATGCAGGCAGCACCCGAGATGGATTCCACGCCCGGGGAAGGCGGCGACCCTGCGCCGCAGGAAGCTCCCGGATACTCTCTCGCCGTCGCCCTCGGGGCCGTAGCGATCATAGCCGTCTTCCGGCGTATTGGCCGGTAG
- a CDS encoding flavodoxin domain-containing protein, producing MTDTILVAYATRYGSTAEVAEAVGDELRKAGAEVDVQPIDDIQGLSRYQAVIIGSPIYMGKWLPEAQVFVERHQQYLRGIPVAYFAVGLTVAGATPDAIRKAEASMGQVRMLVNPVDIGIFPGRLESSRLSVADRAITKLIRAKTGDFRDWEAVRAWAQALRPKIARA from the coding sequence ATGACAGATACGATTCTTGTTGCCTACGCCACCCGCTACGGCTCGACCGCAGAGGTGGCGGAGGCGGTCGGCGATGAACTCCGGAAGGCGGGCGCTGAGGTCGATGTGCAGCCAATTGATGATATCCAGGGTCTCTCCCGATACCAGGCAGTCATCATCGGGAGCCCGATCTACATGGGAAAATGGCTCCCTGAAGCACAGGTCTTCGTCGAGCGGCACCAGCAGTACCTGCGCGGCATACCGGTCGCCTACTTCGCCGTGGGGCTCACGGTCGCAGGCGCGACTCCTGATGCCATCAGGAAGGCAGAGGCGTCGATGGGCCAGGTCAGAATGCTCGTAAATCCGGTGGATATCGGCATCTTTCCGGGAAGACTCGAGAGCAGCCGCCTCTCCGTGGCAGACCGCGCGATCACCAAACTCATCAGGGCAAAGACTGGAGACTTCCGCGATTGGGAAGCCGTCCGGGCCTGGGCACAGGCCCTGCGCCCGAAGATTGCCCGGGCTTGA
- a CDS encoding tetratricopeptide repeat protein translates to MAIRQENAGVWYHWGQAFCNMRKFDEAIACYDKALELSPGDPVIWRRKGFALLKIGRYDEAAASFDQALAIDPENATAWQRKGYALACLGEHKDAVACCDTALTLDPRHILAWQSRGWLLGVMCRYDEAADCYEAVLAIDPDRRSAAWHRERMRERRDLEALAVEIREAERFIEVPACIRDVVAERDYGNVALARAALRELVGRAEAVAVHRS, encoded by the coding sequence ATGGCGATCAGACAAGAGAATGCCGGGGTGTGGTACCACTGGGGGCAGGCCTTCTGCAACATGAGGAAGTTTGATGAGGCGATCGCCTGCTACGATAAGGCCCTTGAACTCTCCCCCGGCGACCCTGTCATATGGAGACGGAAGGGCTTTGCCCTCCTCAAGATCGGCCGCTACGACGAGGCGGCCGCCAGTTTTGATCAGGCGCTTGCCATCGACCCGGAGAATGCGACGGCCTGGCAGCGGAAGGGGTATGCTCTTGCCTGCCTCGGGGAGCACAAAGATGCCGTCGCCTGCTGTGATACGGCGCTCACGCTGGACCCCAGACATATCCTCGCCTGGCAGAGCCGGGGATGGCTGCTTGGGGTCATGTGCAGGTACGATGAGGCGGCTGACTGCTATGAGGCAGTCCTTGCGATCGACCCCGACCGCAGGTCTGCGGCATGGCACCGGGAGCGGATGCGGGAGAGGAGAGACCTTGAGGCGCTTGCAGTCGAGATCCGGGAGGCCGAACGGTTCATCGAGGTGCCGGCCTGCATCCGGGACGTCGTCGCGGAACGGGACTACGGCAACGTCGCTCTCGCGCGGGCGGCGCTCCGGGAACTGGTCGGGAGAGCGGAAGCGGTGGCGGTCCACCGCTCATGA
- a CDS encoding glutamate--tRNA ligase, with protein MDADLEHLLFIYALQNAVKHNSAPKSGAVIGTVLGKHPEFRSRVREIGPLAGKVVAKVAAMDGPERKSLLEEIAPELLDELTETREHSRELPALLGAENGVVMRFAPNPSGPLHLGHARASILNDYYVRRYGGRYVLRIEDTDPRRVDPEAYEMVLEDIEWMGLGITDIVYQSDRLDVYYDWCRKLIELGGAYVCVCEAERFRDLKLKKKACPCRDRPVEENLELWQRMLDGEFYEGDATVRVKTDLDHPDPAMRDYSAMRIVNTPIHPRVDATVFPLMNFSVAVDDHLLGITHVIRGKDHIANTGRQRYIFDYFGWKPPVYYHYGRMGISGVVLSTSSMREGIRSGVYTGWDDVHLGTLRAIARRGIEPEAVRNAMVDIGMGETDITFSWENLYARNKELVDPKANRYFFVPDPVEVVVEGAPRHEAHAALHPNDPSRGVRTLVTAGAVLLPKADIEGRSMVRLKDLYNVRIAWDGDLPRVSYAGESLEDARREKAPIIQWLPVDAKLPCTLHTQDGDVEGFCEPLVTGEVESVVQFERVGFARVDSVTDGRVDAFLAHR; from the coding sequence ATGGACGCTGATCTCGAGCACCTGCTCTTCATCTACGCCCTGCAGAACGCGGTGAAGCACAACAGTGCCCCGAAGAGCGGGGCGGTCATCGGCACGGTGCTCGGGAAGCACCCTGAGTTCCGGAGCCGGGTCAGGGAGATTGGCCCTCTTGCAGGGAAGGTTGTCGCGAAGGTGGCGGCGATGGACGGGCCTGAGCGGAAGAGCCTTCTAGAAGAGATCGCTCCCGAACTCCTGGATGAACTCACCGAGACTCGCGAGCACTCGCGGGAGCTCCCTGCCCTTCTCGGTGCGGAGAACGGTGTCGTGATGCGGTTTGCGCCGAACCCAAGCGGGCCGCTCCACCTCGGGCACGCCCGGGCCTCTATCCTGAACGATTACTATGTCAGGCGGTATGGGGGCCGGTATGTCCTCCGTATCGAGGATACAGACCCAAGAAGGGTTGATCCTGAGGCGTACGAGATGGTGCTTGAGGATATCGAGTGGATGGGGCTTGGGATCACCGATATCGTCTACCAGAGCGACCGGCTTGATGTCTACTATGACTGGTGCCGGAAACTCATCGAGCTTGGCGGCGCCTACGTCTGCGTCTGTGAGGCTGAGCGATTCAGGGACCTTAAACTCAAGAAGAAGGCGTGCCCCTGCCGGGACCGGCCGGTTGAGGAGAACCTGGAACTCTGGCAGCGGATGCTTGACGGGGAGTTCTACGAGGGCGATGCAACCGTCCGGGTGAAGACAGACCTTGATCACCCTGACCCGGCGATGCGGGACTACTCAGCGATGAGGATCGTGAATACGCCCATCCACCCGAGGGTGGACGCCACGGTCTTTCCGCTGATGAACTTCTCGGTCGCGGTGGATGACCACCTGCTCGGGATCACCCATGTCATCCGCGGGAAGGACCACATTGCAAACACAGGGCGGCAGCGGTACATCTTCGATTACTTTGGCTGGAAGCCGCCGGTCTACTATCACTACGGACGGATGGGGATATCGGGGGTTGTCCTCTCGACGTCGAGCATGCGGGAGGGGATCAGGAGCGGTGTCTACACCGGGTGGGACGATGTTCATCTCGGCACGCTCCGGGCGATCGCGCGCCGGGGTATCGAGCCAGAGGCGGTCAGGAACGCCATGGTCGATATCGGGATGGGGGAGACCGATATCACGTTCTCGTGGGAGAACCTCTATGCCAGGAACAAGGAGCTTGTCGACCCAAAGGCGAACCGATACTTCTTTGTGCCTGACCCGGTCGAGGTCGTCGTGGAGGGAGCTCCCCGCCACGAGGCCCACGCGGCGCTCCACCCAAACGATCCCTCCCGAGGGGTCAGAACCCTCGTCACCGCTGGCGCGGTCCTCCTCCCGAAGGCGGATATCGAGGGACGGAGCATGGTCCGGTTAAAAGACCTCTATAATGTCAGGATCGCATGGGATGGGGATCTGCCGCGCGTATCATACGCAGGGGAGTCGCTCGAGGATGCCCGGCGGGAGAAGGCGCCGATCATCCAGTGGCTGCCGGTTGATGCGAAGCTTCCCTGCACCCTTCATACACAGGACGGGGATGTCGAGGGGTTCTGCGAGCCCCTGGTCACGGGAGAGGTGGAGAGCGTCGTCCAGTTTGAGCGTGTCGGGTTTGCGCGGGTAGACTCAGTGACCGATGGCCGGGTGGACGCGTTCTTGGCGCACCGGTGA
- a CDS encoding polyprenyl synthetase family protein, which produces MTTLEDYLEKNADRMDKMINRYFGDVYGDLFRASAHLLLAGGKRLRPAVVSLAADAVTKGSSYDLLPAALALELTHNFTLIHDDIMDGDVTRRGVPTVHTVWGEPTAILAGDVLYAKAFEFICISDAGNLEKVRAVRMLARTCTEICEGQSMDIAFEARRDVSEAEYLEMVAKKTGVLYGAAAAIGGVLAGANPIQADALYQFGVNSGVAFQIQDDLIDLYASSEKSGKDRASDIREGKQTLIAITAREKGLDLAPYQRELTGAEIDDLIARLEDAGVIDEVRATAIERAVVAKEALSVLPDSEEKRLLGEIADFFVNRGN; this is translated from the coding sequence ATGACAACGCTTGAAGACTACCTGGAGAAGAATGCCGACAGAATGGACAAGATGATCAACCGCTACTTCGGGGACGTCTACGGTGACCTCTTCCGGGCGAGCGCCCACCTGCTGCTTGCGGGCGGCAAAAGGCTCCGCCCGGCGGTCGTTAGCCTCGCTGCGGATGCGGTGACGAAGGGGAGTTCATATGACCTGCTCCCTGCGGCTCTCGCACTTGAACTGACGCATAACTTCACTCTCATCCATGACGACATCATGGACGGCGATGTCACCCGGCGCGGCGTCCCGACGGTGCACACCGTTTGGGGTGAACCGACGGCGATCCTTGCGGGGGATGTGCTGTATGCGAAGGCGTTTGAGTTCATCTGCATCTCTGATGCCGGGAACCTCGAAAAAGTCAGGGCGGTGAGGATGCTTGCCCGGACCTGCACCGAGATCTGCGAGGGGCAGAGCATGGATATCGCGTTTGAGGCCCGGAGGGATGTCTCTGAGGCGGAGTACCTGGAGATGGTCGCCAAGAAGACGGGCGTACTCTACGGCGCGGCCGCCGCTATCGGCGGGGTCCTTGCGGGCGCAAACCCGATCCAGGCCGACGCCCTCTACCAGTTCGGGGTGAACAGCGGCGTTGCCTTCCAGATACAGGACGACCTGATCGATCTCTATGCAAGCAGCGAGAAGAGCGGGAAGGACCGCGCATCGGATATCAGGGAAGGGAAACAGACCCTGATCGCGATCACGGCACGGGAGAAGGGGCTTGACCTCGCCCCGTACCAGCGGGAACTCACGGGCGCCGAGATCGACGACCTGATCGCCCGGCTTGAGGATGCAGGCGTCATCGACGAGGTCAGGGCCACGGCAATCGAGCGGGCAGTCGTGGCGAAGGAGGCGCTCTCGGTCCTCCCGGATTCGGAGGAGAAGCGCCTGCTCGGCGAGATTGCCGATTTCTTCGTAAACCGGGGCAACTGA